GGTGGTACTCCTTATTGTGCCAATGCACAGAAAGATGCAAAAAAATACACTCACTCCCCTCTCTTTTGATAACCTTGAGTTGCAGACACAAAAGGTAAAGGAGAGGGAAAGAGTGCAATATCATCTTATCATAGATTTATTGGGGATAAAAGATAAACAAGTAGAAGTATGGGATATAAAAGAAGAACCCGCGACATGGTTGGTAGAGCTTTATACGAAAGTTAAAAAGCAAACATGTCCATCCTGTAAAGCGAAAACAAAGCGAGTGCACAGCTACCGAAAACAGTTGATTCAAGGGTCAAATCTATCCCATACATCCGTGAAAATTTCTCTGCGAAAAAGAAGATATCTATGTACCCATTGCCACCATACCTTTTATGAACATTTACAAATGGTGGATCGGTATCAAAGGTGCACCAATTCATTACAAATGAGCGCACGAACTTACTCGGCAATCGGTTCATTTACGGATGCAGCCCGTTTATCTGGTATGACAACGAATCGATTAATCCGTTTGTTTGATCGTCATCCCCTGCAAACAAAGAAGGTTCTACCACGTGCTATAGCTATTGATGAGTTTAAAGGAGATGCAGGAGGAGAGAGGTTTCAAACAGTCATTGCAGATGTGGAGAACAAAGAAATCATCGATATTTTACCGGACAGAAAAGTAGATACCATAAAAGAGTATTTACAATCCCGTGATACGAGTAAAGTCCAAATCGTCGTTATGGATTTGTCAAAATCCTTTAAACAAGCTGTACAAAAAGCATTAGGCAATCCATTGATTATTGCCGATCGATTTCACTATATGAGGCAAGTATATTGGGCACTGGATGAAGTACGCCGAGAAGTTCAGAGGGATTTGGATAAAAAGCCACGTATCCAGATGAAACGTAGTAAAAAACTGTTATGGAAATCGGTATATAAACTGGATGAAGAAGAGTCAGAAAAGGTACAAAAGCTTCTTGATATTGATCCCAGATTACAAAAAGCCTATGCACTTAAGAATAAGTTAGATCAATGGTTTAAGGAAAGCGATAAGGATACAGCTAAAGCTGGATTAGAAGCATGTATGCAGACATTAAAAGAATCAGGTATGGATTCATTTCAACGTGTTTATCATACGTTTCAGCGATGGAAGACAGAAATCCTCCAATCATTTATGTATCCTTTTAACAATGGATATATAGAAGGGATAAACAACAAGATAAAGGTGTTAAAACGTAAGTCCTATGGCATTAAAAA
This genomic interval from Virgibacillus pantothenticus contains the following:
- a CDS encoding ISL3 family transposase encodes the protein MQYHLIIDLLGIKDKQVEVWDIKEEPATWLVELYTKVKKQTCPSCKAKTKRVHSYRKQLIQGSNLSHTSVKISLRKRRYLCTHCHHTFYEHLQMVDRYQRCTNSLQMSARTYSAIGSFTDAARLSGMTTNRLIRLFDRHPLQTKKVLPRAIAIDEFKGDAGGERFQTVIADVENKEIIDILPDRKVDTIKEYLQSRDTSKVQIVVMDLSKSFKQAVQKALGNPLIIADRFHYMRQVYWALDEVRREVQRDLDKKPRIQMKRSKKLLWKSVYKLDEEESEKVQKLLDIDPRLQKAYALKNKLDQWFKESDKDTAKAGLEACMQTLKESGMDSFQRVYHTFQRWKTEILQSFMYPFNNGYIEGINNKIKVLKRKSYGIKNFSRLKNKILWQQEVNKLI